From Clostridiales bacterium, a single genomic window includes:
- the trxB gene encoding thioredoxin-disulfide reductase: protein MYDLIIIGGGPAGLTAALYAARSGLRTIVYEKEVLGGKITAADHVENYPAFVDGVNGFELGELMANQAKKYGAQISLEEVTALNLKDKIKTVQISDQQVQSKAVILAMGSKNRKLGLEGEEQLIGRGLSYCATCDGNFFKGQDVAIVGGANSALSEALYLSKIAKTVHIIYRRENFRAEKIHIDRLKNTPNIVSHLNSEIIKLNSDDFLKGVVIKNNKTQKTSKIAVNGLFVAIGHIPNTDLVEGQVLLNDHKYIITDQYMATNLDGVFAAGDIRADAFRQVVTACADGARASESVIEYLGRV from the coding sequence ATGTACGATCTTATAATTATAGGCGGCGGGCCCGCCGGACTTACCGCGGCGCTATATGCCGCGCGCAGCGGGCTTAGGACCATAGTCTATGAAAAAGAGGTATTGGGCGGCAAGATAACCGCCGCCGACCATGTGGAAAATTATCCCGCGTTCGTGGACGGCGTTAACGGTTTTGAGTTGGGCGAGCTTATGGCAAACCAAGCCAAAAAATACGGCGCCCAAATTAGCTTAGAGGAAGTTACCGCCCTAAACCTAAAGGACAAAATAAAGACCGTCCAAATTTCAGACCAGCAAGTTCAATCTAAAGCCGTTATATTGGCAATGGGCAGCAAAAATAGAAAATTAGGTCTAGAAGGCGAAGAACAATTAATCGGCAGGGGCCTAAGCTATTGCGCGACTTGCGACGGCAATTTTTTCAAAGGCCAGGATGTCGCCATAGTCGGAGGGGCAAACAGCGCCTTGTCCGAGGCGTTGTATCTATCCAAAATAGCCAAGACGGTGCATATAATTTATAGGCGCGAAAATTTTAGGGCGGAAAAAATACATATAGATAGGCTCAAAAACACGCCCAATATCGTAAGCCACCTTAACAGCGAAATAATCAAGTTAAACTCGGACGATTTTCTAAAAGGCGTGGTCATAAAAAACAACAAGACGCAAAAAACAAGCAAAATAGCGGTTAACGGTTTATTCGTGGCGATAGGGCATATCCCCAATACCGATTTGGTTGAAGGGCAAGTTTTGCTTAACGACCATAAATATATCATTACCGATCAATATATGGCGACCAACTTGGATGGCGTTTTCGCGGCGGGCGATATACGGGCGGACGCTTTCAGGCAAGTGGTTACCGCTTGCGCGGACGGCGCGCGCGCGAGCGAGAGCGTTATTGAGTATTTAGGAAGAGTATAA